CCTGTTTCCTCACACTCGTATGCTGATCGGTATTCTGAATATTCAAGAGGGATCTTCTGCAGACCTCCTGGGTCCTCTGTGCAGCTTTCTTCTCCTGCTGTTCTGTCCTATGAACTCGAGCTGCCTCCTCAACCCAGATAGCCTGGTGGTTCCCCCTGTGTCATAGTCTGGAAACTCTCACAAGGCAGTAAGCTCACCTTATTTGTTTCCCATCTTTCAGGGATTACTCTCCTTCAATGTCctgagttttgatttttttttcaggtatgaGGGCAAGTCTAGGCAATTACCTCCGTCTTGgccagaagcagaaaaaaatcctgtgtgctttgactttatttttttaaaaaggttatgaAATACTCAGCAGGTGAGTATAGAAGCTGAGACAGTATCAATGAATCAACTGAGTCTAAACCCTCCCTTGTATAGATAACAAACCAGAGACTTAGACAGAATTGGTAGTGGAGGTAGTCAGAGCCAGAATCCATCTCTTAAGTCTTGGTCTAGTTATCTTTCTATGACATCATCCTTTGTTCTGTATCTTCTTTACCTTGCCaagttgttttcaattttaaagtagtatattttccaagaaaagacatgtttttttaaaaagagagaacgTGCTTAAATATTCAGACCTGCATATGATCTTGAGACTGCCCCTTCCCAACTTTGGCAAAAAGTTGGATGCTTACTCTCTAGAGGGGGTTAGAAGGTTTCTGGactaggaagccttcccagagACCTGGAAGATGAAGTGAATCTGGACATGAATGCTGAAAATCCCCAGTCCTCTTCCCCTACTGAGCTCCCAGTAGGCCAGCAGTTCAAGGTAAACCCGCCTGACAAGACTGAAGGTTTCTCCAAGGAATCTGACCAGCCCAAGAGCAAAGTCCTAAAGATATGGACATTGGAGATTTACTCAAAAAAGTTCAATCAGGTCACCTTAcaaacatatattctttttaataccCTGCTCTTAAACTTAAGTAGACTACCAATGATTGCCAGGCAGCTAAGGAAAGTCTATAACATGAAAGACTAAAACAGAAAGGAGTAAGAAAACATCACGCAGGAGATGAAAGCTTCAACACAGCATATTAACTAACGTCCTCAGAGATAGGAAGATATTGCAACCCTGGAATGaggtcctatttttttttttttttgcccgtgctgcacggcatgtgggatcttagttccccaaccagggttcgaacccgtgccccctgcagtggaagcgtggagtcttaaccactggaccgccagggaagtcccaaggtcctattaaaaacagcaaaacaGTACTGgtgttccctggtggcgctgtggttaagaatccgcctgccaatgcaggggacatgggttcaagtcctggtccgggaagatcccatatgccgcggagcaactaagcccgtgcgccacaactactgagcctgcactctagagcctgcgagccacaactactgagcctgcacgcctagagcccgtgctccacaacaagagaagccaccacaatgagaagcccatgcaccacaagaagagtagcccccactagccgcaactagagaaagcctgcacacagcaacgaagacccaatgcaaccaaaaaataaataaaatttaaaaattaaaaaaaaaaaaagaaaaatgaaccttCAGAGAATCAACTTGGGGAAATCTACAAAGGagatcaaaaaacaagaaaatggggGATAGGGGAggcaaggagagaaaagaggagaaaaacaggTAAGTCCAGGAGATCCAACATCTGAATAACGggaattccagaaagaaaaatcagaaaaccaaAGGTAGGAAATCATTAACAAGTAATTCAAGAAAGTTTCCCAGAAATGAAGGATTAAAGTCCATTCTGAAAAGGTTCAGCAAGAGCCTAGCACAATGCACCAACAGACCTTTGCCAAGGCACGTCAGTGTGAATCTCAGAACACTGGCAACAGAAAGGAGAGAGTCACAAAGGTCAGCACTCAGAACGGTCTCAGACTTCTCCACAGCAACACAAGATGCTAGATGAAAAAGTAACGatgccttcaaaattctaaaGGAAAACAAACTCCAACCTAGAATTTCATACTCAATCGAGTATGAGAGAACAAGCCACTTTCAGACATGCAATGTCTCTCAAAAAATTACTTCCCATGCACCCCTTCTACAGCAGGTCTCTACTGGACGAGGTAATAAACCATGAGAGGAAGAGGTTACACAAACAACAGGAGATTCAACAGAGGAAAGCCCATGATAACGGAAATACCTTAGGCACAAAGGAAAGCCAGTCCAGAGTGGGGCCAATCAAGAAGAAATTGATCAAATAGATGATGTATTAATGTCTATAGAGAAGTCTGAGGTTAAACCAGTGACAAGTTGACAGAAAATTAAGCCAATAAGAATGTAAGTGAATTAGTTCTAGGAAAAAGAAAGTTCTGCAGGAAAGTAATCGAGTCTACCACCTGGCTCAGCTGTGATTTAAATACCCAGCCCTAATAACATAAACACTGAATATGATCTAACCAGAATTATAATATCAAGGAGGTGGGCGATGGGGAGTCCACACATGgtgggcaggaggaaggagaagctGAAAGATAAATGCCTAAAACGAAACATCAAGGAGTAGCCATACAAACAGGTTTAAATTGAGACATGGAGGCAAATACAAACAACCAGCCAAGAGTTGAAAGGGACTCCCCAGAAGCAGGGGAAATGGGGGAGAGGGTCAGACAGGGCAGGAGGGCTGCTGTTTCTCATAATAAGCCTCTCAGAACTATTTGCTCTTTCAatgtaactgatttttttctcaagtgcaggATATAAAACTGTTTATAAAGCTCTATGTTTTAGGTTAAtcttctttattgttttataaaacttccagggaattccctggcagtccagtttgGGACTCAGCTGCTgagagcccgggttcaatccctgtcagggaactgagatcacacaagccgtgtggtgcagccaaaaattaaaattaaaattaaaaaatgtagcGCTTACATAAAATAACACACTCTACACCAGGGTCAAAATGTGGCCTTGGATATACCGAATGAGAATCATGGAGCCGTGGCGGCAAGGGCatggtttaaaatgcagattcctgggctccaatTCCAGACCAAGTAATAGGCACCTCTAGGGCTGGTGCTGTGGAACCTTCACTTCTAACAAGATCTCTAGCTGATGTGGAAACCACTGCTCTAACTCACTATATTACTAATTCAGGAGGCTCAATTAAGAAGCCAATAAATCAATGTCTAAatcaaggggaagggggagggtatTCCAGACAGGGCACTATGGGTATCATAACTCCTACCTGAAAGAAACCCACTCTATATGTAACTCAATGTGCATGTTTCTTATCAGAACAAGTTAACTCTTTGTCACATCTAAAACAAATTAACTCCCTTCCACAGTGAGTTCACTGGAAACCACCCCATGTGCAGGAAACCCTCCACTGGAGCAGCACTGCTTGTGGGGCCACTGGCCACACTGCATCCAAATGTATcagaggagctgggggtgggggagcaagAGACACAACACAGGGGCTGCTCTTGGGCGGAACGGTCCTGTTAGCTGACAGACCCAATGATGCTCACTCTCCTCGAGTTATTACAGGAATGATACAAGGTCTGTCACCATGTGGTTGTGTCATGACCACAAGACAAAGCTTACTAGAAAATCTCTACTTGATACAGATGGccgacacatgaaaagatgctcaacatcactaattatcagagaaatgcaaatcaaaaccacaatgaggtatcacctcacaccggtcagaatggccatcatcaaaaaaaatctataaacaataaatgctggagatataaatgctggagaggttgtagagaaaagggaaccctcttgcactgttggtgggaatgtaaattgatagagccactacggagaacagtatggaggttccttaaaaaactaaaaatagcactaccatatgacctagcaatcccactactgggcatataccctgagaaaaccataattaaaaaggatacatgtatcccaaagttcactgcagcactatttacaatagccatgacatggaagcaacctaaatgtccatcagcagatgaatggataaagaagatgtggtacatatatacaatggaatattactcacccataaaaaggaacgaaattaggtcatttacagtgatgtggatgaacctagagtctgtcatacagagtgaagtaagaaagagaaaaaaatataccgtttattaacacatacatatggaatctagaaaaatggtactgatgaacctatttgcagggcaggaaaagaGACGCGGACATTGAGAACGGACTTGTGGACAcagagggtgggacgaattgagagagtagcactgacatatatacactaccatgtgtaaaatagctagtgggaacctgctgtatagcacagggagctcagctcggtgctctgtgatgacctagaggggtgggatgggcggtggggggtgggaaggaggctcaacagggaggggatatagcttattcactttgttctacagcagaaacacaacactgtaaagcaattatactccaataaaaataaaaaatctctgCCTGATCTAggttcttcctctccctccagtACTTGAACCATCTGTTCAATGAGCAACATTCTAAGGGCCGATAATTGATCCCTTTTCCTCAAATAGTTTTTGCTGTAGCTCATCCTTCATGGAATCCCTGCAAGACCTCTCTTCAGTGTCTGACTTCTCCAGGTTGCTTTCccaatttctgttcttttgtcAGCTATTCACTTTGCACACCCTGTGCTCTTTAGTTACCTTCGCTGCATTAAGAGCTGCAGCTGTGCCAGTCCATGCTGAGATACTCTGATAAACGCACAAGAACCTGTCCCCTGAATCACCACAAAACTGCTTATGAAGCCAGTACAGCAGCCACTAGGACTCTctgaattacctttttttttttaaagtcctgacACATcaggatcatttttaaaaaattaattaatttggttttggttgtgttgggtcttcattgctgtgcgcaggctttctttagttgcagcgagcgggggcttctcttcgttgtggtgcacgggcttctaactgtggtggcttctcttgttgcagagcacgggctctagccgcgcagacttcagtagttgtagcacacggactctagagcgcaggttcagtagttgtggcacatgggcttagttgctccgcggcatgtgggatctttctggaccagggatggaacccgtgtcccctgtgttagcaggcggattcgtaaccactgtgccaccagggaagccctgaattacCTTTTAATATTGGATTACTCTTGCTAAATGCTGAGTCACTGGGGTTTCCAGGCTACAAGGTCACAGTATTAGGTTTTTTTCACAGACCATGACCACGTGTGTTGTGTTGTTCAAGCTGAATTGATGGTGTGCCCACAAAGGCTGCCTGAACAAAGTGCTGCATGAATGTCCGTGCCGACAAACGAGGCAATCTGTGCACCGTCGGAGTTGTTCCAAGGGCTTAACCAGCAACTGGCCTGGAACAGCAGCTTACGCTCTTATCAGTAACTATGTTACTTCAAACTGGAAAAATGCAGGGCATCTCCCAGGGTGTGAAAGTTTAACCTGCTGccaaagcaaacacacacacaaaaaaaactacaaaatgaaCACACAGTCCTTatattctcaaaaagaaaaaaacccacatttatTTAGTTTAACATTTACCCAGATCTAAAGAAAAAGATGTCAAAAGATAACCTAGGACATATACATACGCACGCACCCCCTGACCCAgataacctaaaagaaaaaaataagggcaAAGTTCTGTCCAACAGATAAATTTATCTTCGCTTCTGGAAGATGTTTCCACGCCCCATTCCacgtcctctccctcttgcggCCACTGAAAGAAAGGTGGGGAAGAAAAAGGACAAGGCCAGGTCAGTAAGGACTCATATCACAGAGCAGCCAGAGCCCCAGGACATGGCCCAGGAAGGGGCCTGAAAGGCCACCCAGTCCAGCACCACGCTCACCCCGTCACATTTCACGGGGGAGACAGAGACCCTGGGCAGGGCAGGTGCCTGGCATCAGAGCTGGAGAGGCCCTGGACTCCTGCCTTCCAGCCCAGCACTGTTCCCCACCAGAGGCAAGGCCTTGTGGCAAAGGTGGTTTGGGGACCCAGTCTGGGAACCATAGAAAAGATGACTTCTCAGAGCTGGCCCAGGGTGAGCTAATAAAACACGACAGATGCATTTAATTCACACTTAAAATTCTGAAACAAACAGATGTTAAATGTTAATATCTATTAAATCTGGGTGAGGGGTTTTATTATTCTTCAAGCTATTCTGCAGGTGTGAAATATTTTGGAatgtgggggaaaaaaccaaaaccactcCCCACATAAAGATTGCTGTTCTCTGTGACCCAAAGGTTCTAGAAAACCAGTGGCTTTGAAGAACAGGTGAAAATATCCTGATGGCTACTAACTGGAGCCTCACCCCTCTCCTCTTACAGATCCTGGGGCTGGCacaggcacagtggctcaggcaGAGGTCAGCAGGCCGAGGCAGACTCACTGCCAAGCGCCTTCTAGTGCACGACCACTGGGCTCCTCCCTTTGCTAGAGAAGATGGTATCGTTACACAGTGACAACGAGGGCAGCCTTCCTtgaggaagcagagagaacagcagcTGTAGCACAAAGCTGGAACTTCTGACAATCGTTCCTTCTCCAGGACAAAGGTCCAGAGCTTTGGtcccatctccccacaactaTCTCTCTTCCAGGAAGGGCAAGGAGATTCTCTGATCAGTTTTTCTGGAGGGCATTTTAAAGGGTTACTCTACTGTGTCTTTAAACTCAACATATGTACTGCAGCTAAAGATACTGACAGAGACGCCAGTGACTTTCCTGCACTGTAAAGCCTTTTACCAATAAATACTAAGACGGTTCCTAGCGACTGCATTTGCTTTCTTAGCTAATCAACATGGCAGAACTTTTCAGGACCCACATACAAAACTCTGGTTGGGCTAACCAAGAAAAGAGGTCAGACCAAGTCACTGGGAAAAGGCTAGTCCCACTTTTGGAAAGTGGTAAAGGAAGGacttattttcaaatgtaagAAGTTTTGAAAATTAAGTCAGCCCCCTTTAATGGGTAAAGATGGCTCAAATCTGCTTACTTCTTATCTGAAAGTGGATGCCCCCCCCATTTCCCTTATTTATGTTGCGTATCAGTAGACATCCCCAGCCTCAAGAGGAACTATTATCCCATTGCTTTAGGAGTCAGCTAATCAATACCACAGTGCCTCTACTCAGCACACTAGACCAGGGCAAGCTTCCCCCAGACACCCCAGAATTTCTGAAAACAAAGGGCCTCCTAGAGAGTCATTATAGGAGACTTATCTACTCTTTCATTTAAGTCCCCATCTTCTTTCTAAGGAGCCACTTTGGATTTTGCATAACTCCTGTGAATGGGATCAGGTGAGGCAGACAGAGAAGGCAGGGTACTTGGATCCCCCAAGACTGAAGGGAAAAGGGGTGGCATTGGGTATGGAGATGGCTCAGGTCAGGTCCACCCCCATGCCCCAGCAATAACAGGGCATTTCTAAAAGGTACACGACACACCCACATGTCACAACCAGTGCACGAGGAGCACCTACCTTGGGCCTTCAGAATAGCAGCCTTTCCCCGACCGGCCCCCGAgccttggtttttatttttcatgctcTTTAACATGGGTGCGTTTTTCAGCATGTCAGGCAAAATCAGAAAGCGGATCTTGCTGCCACGGATGTACACCTGCTCCAGCTGTGCCACTCGGCCATCTCTGTATGTGACTGTGATGTTGGACATCTGGAAGGGAACCACCGGCTCATGAGTAAAGGCCAACAGCACCAGTGGAGAGCAGGGTATGTGAGACAAGCCTTGGCAAGGAGGGGAGTCCAGAAATGCAGAAACTCACATCActaaataaagctgggggaaCTCCAGAGGGCCTACTGTGTGCGCCAGGGTCTGTGCTCAGCACTTCACAGAGATGGCCCTAACAGTATGagatttcccatttttaaagataaaaaaactAAGGCACTTGTCCAAGATCCAACAGCCAGAAGGCAGGGACTCCTGATTCAAACGCCTGGACTGGCCCCCAGAGCCCCAACTCTGCCATCCTTGCTCTCCCACCAGCACGTGATAAACTAACTGAAATGGCTTAGAATTGCTTGTCCAAACCCTGTGTCCCCTCCCGCATCTGCCCAGCACACAGACTGCAAAGGCGCCATGAGGGTTACGAGCGTGCACCAGATGCAGTCCCTGACCTCCCAGGGGACACACTCGAGTAGGTGAGACAGAGCCCCTCTGGCTTGGGTGACAGGGACTGAGAAGCGGGGGTGGCAGTGCCTGCACGAATGGCCCAGAATACAGGACAGGTGTGAGGCGAGAGTTCGCACAAAGACCAGACAGGACATGGAGCAGGGGAACTGGGACTGAGGGCAGGGTCGCCACCTCAGAGACTACGGGGCCGTGCAAGTTCGTGGACAGAGGCAGGGCGGACAGGGCTAGGGCGGCACTTCGGACAGATGAATGCGTGAACCGTGGgacagggggtgggggatggaggggggcTTAGAGGAGAATCCAGCCAGGATAGGTCGGGCGTGGGAACGTGACACAAACCTGCCAGTGCCAATCTCAACAGGCACCACGTTTATCAGATAAAACAGCTTATTTTACCAGCCTTCTGCATGGAAAAGGACTACAATTTATTCAGAATGGGTCAAGCCCACATGGGAGAGAGGTGTGCCGGCTCCCCAGTTTCTGACTGCTTGTTGTCACCTCAGCCTGACTTGCTCTTTTCTTCAAGTGTTAACTGGCCCCCGCGGTCTCTGCATGAGCGCCCAGTGGCAGAAAGATCAAACACGCTCTAAGGCTGCCCTGCCGCTGCCAAACCGCCTCCCCTCCAGCACATCCTGGTACATCTCACTCCCTCCTCTGTCACTGCCTCCCCAACCCTCTCTGAGAATCCCTGACAGAGGCTGTTACAGAAGATCAACAACACTTACACTGAGTGCTTTCACAAACGGCACGTATCCACCTGGGCTGAAGCAAGAAAGAGCCCAGCATCACTAGTCCTATTACAGCCTAGGAACCAGGCGGGCCGCTGCTCTCGCGCTCTCTCCACGGCACCAGCAGAGAAATGGCCGTGCCGTGTATCCCTCTGCCGGGTACACAGCTTGTCAACAAGCCCGAGCTGTACTCGCATCATGAGCTAAAGGCAGCAACTTGCGTGAACTCAGTTTAAATGAAAGTCAGGCAGGAACACCCCATCCATTCAACTCTCCCAAACAGCCACAATGAAACACAGATGGCATAAGCCAGGTGCCCAACTGCAATGACACTTTGGGGAGAGAAGATCTTAGTACAGACCGTCTCTGTACTCATTACCCACATGTCTGGGGCCGGGATGGAGTGCCGGGTGGCCAAGGATAGTCGGTCACAGCATCCCAGCTGTGGGGCACACGGTGAGCAGCCAGCAGATGTTcaccccctccctgtcccaccatCCTCATTTTCCTGTCTGGAATTTGACAGTCAGAACTGAGGGCTTGATGCTTTCAGAGGCAATGGGATCCAACAGGTTTACTCTAGGCCTCATTTTAGAGACTGTCGCCAAGTTCACAGACTTGGGAGTCAGACACTTGGGTTTAGATCGGCTCCTTCCATGCTTGGTCACCCTGGGCATCTGGAAGCTTGTCCTCAGAGAGGTCCTGTGATGACTCAAGGACCTATTGTGTGTAAAACCCcagcatagtacctggcacagaatGTGCATGCAATGAACAGAACCTTCTGACACTATTAAGTACACAGCCGTTTGGAGACAGGTCCTAGTTTGACAAGTTAAACTAAGACTTTAAAATACTTAACAGCACCCAGTAGAATTTAGAATTTGGTTTCTAAATTCTACTCCCAACTTAAAAGAAAGCAAGGCTcctgaagaaatggctgattccagagcTGGGTTAGGGAAGGTAAAAGATGAGCCTGTAACAAGCATCTTATACCAGAAGGTAGGGATGTGCTCCCCCCAAATGACCAGGACACACCAAAGGACACAGGAGTCAGCTTGAGAGGCTCCTGCTGGTCAAATCTGGGATAACTGGAACATCAAAATAAACAATGACAACAATGGATTATAACACCCTTAACAAAACATATTGACAGTATGAGCGTATATTGATagtaaatgaatggatatatGGAGGGTAAGGGAAGGCACTTCCATATAGCAGACCcaataaatacagaaagaatgatggaggaaaaaaaaaattattctttgcaACCATAATAGTAAAAAGATTCAAGCAAGAATCTTCACGGGAAGCTAAAAGGGGCTGAGGAATGGGACAATAATGAGAAACCGAAGGCTCACAAGGTATTTACTTAAAGAACCTCCCCACAAAATTCTCATTAgttacaaaaggaaaaggaacataCAGTGGAGAGACCACATAACACCTTAACCAAAAGATCAAGGTTAACATTGCAAACAAGGGGCAAACAGGTGTTTAGGCCTGACTGACCCTCTGaggagacaaaaatcacacaataaCAGCCCATAAAAGCATAACCCAAATCTAATTAGGAAGAAGCATCAGAGAAACCCCAATCAAGGGACATTCTAACAAAATAACTGGCCTCTAGTCTTCAAAATCATCAATGGTGTGAAAAGCAAACTTGGAGGAACCGTCCCAGACCAAAGAAGCATCAAATGAGTTGACAACTAAACCCAGGAATGAGGCAGAGAGGACTACACGGCCATAAAGGACATACTGTGCACCTGTAGAAACTGGATACACTGCAGGTTAAAGTACTGACTCAATCTTGGAGTTCCTGAATTAATAACCGTACTATGGATACAGTAAGaggaaacatacacatatatacacaacataTTATGCAATAAAGGAGTATGATGACTGCAATCCACTCTCAAATAGCTCAGAAGAAACATCTAGGTAGATTTTTCCACAGACCATTATGCCACAGCCAAGAAAACAGTTCAAACAGTCCTGTCACCGATGGGGTGATCATGCCAAAGCCCCCAAAGCATCATTTCTGCAGAATCTATTAACTATCACTTTTCCCCCACCAAAACGTCTAGGAATTATGTCACTTTAAAGATAATGACATTTTGGATTTGGTCcttactctctttttaaaaaataacatttactgtGCTTTATGATCACAAGCTTAACACATAATTGtcattttaaagtaagaaaaatattttttttaatttttctttttccccctcctccagcccagctattttttaaaatttaatcacatATAATTTCCCACGAAAAAACAACTATTCACTTTGGTCTTcctcaaaaactttttttttttttttaatttcatttattttttggctgcattgggtcttcgttgctgcatgcgggctttctctagttgcggtgagagggggctactcctcgttgcggggcatgggcttctcattgcggtggcttctcttgttgcggagcacgggctctaggcacacgggctcagtagttgtggctcgcaggctctagagcacaggctcagtagttgtggcacatgggcttagttgctctgcggcatgtgggatcttcccggaccagggcttgaacccgtgtcccctgcattggcaggcagattcctaaccactgcgccaccagggaagtcccccacaccatttttataatagaaaatgttattaaaaccCAACATCAAATGGCAAACACTGAACTCCAGCTGCCCTCTAGCAAAGAACAAGCAGAGAGAGAGCCAAGAGGACACTCTCATCCCCAAAGGGCAGACTTACTGGGACTAGGAAGAAAGGAGAACAGCAGGCACCATTGGCCTCCCAGCCCGGGGACACGTGAGTCAACTGTGCTGGGTGCTCACCACAGCGGGCTCAGCTCCGCCACAGCCTGCTGGGGTCTATCCAATGCGCCAGGTTTCGCTATACCCTGTGAGGCCTCGAATCTTGGCATGGGCAGGGTAACAGGCTGAATTGtacccaccccccaaattcatatattgaagtcttAGCCCCCACCAACGTGACTATATTTCAAGACTGGATCTTTACAGAGGTAACTGGGCCGTAGTCCAATATGACTtatgtcctcataagaagagattATGATatggacacacacagagggaagaccacgtgaagataaaggaagaagacagccatctataagccaaggagagaggtttgGAATAGATCCTTCCCTCACGGCCCTCAGAAGAAACAACCTTGCAACACCTTGATCTCGaaattctagcctccagaaccctaagaataaatttctgttgtttaagccacccagcatgggactctgttatggcagccctagcagattAACACAGGTGGAAGGAGGTGGCAGGCCCCCACTATCTGACATGCAACGGCTCATTTATTCTGCACTACAGTCCTGAGGCTGAGGTGCTATTTTTATCCCTGATTTAGAAAGGAGGGAACAGAGGGTGAGGGAGGTCCAAAGCTCACGACAAGTCACACCAGGTGGCAGGCTGCAATGATTCCAGATCCATCACAGGGTCTGTGTGCTTTACTTCACACTGGCTACCATCAGAGAGAACACCAAGGTCACGCGGTCAGACACCTTACCTTCACGTTACAGATGGGAAGTCTGAAGCTTTGCAAACTCAGAAAGTTATCCAAATAAACAGCTGAATAAACACACGAAGATTCCCTATCCTAGTCTTGCATTCTACTCACCAAACTGAAGCACCTTAAAATGGATGAGGATGCCTTCAGTCAGAGGACTGGACCTATGACAGCCACACCTCACGAAGGCAAAGGAGGCCTGGCTCCACCAGACCTGCAGAgagcccacccacccacctctgtGGCGTTAACACCGAGGAGAGAAACCTGCAGTCACCAGATGTCTATTTCCCCAAACACGAGGGAACCCCCAGCTGGTCAACCTGGCAGGAAGAGGTTGCTCAAAGCTACAGAGAAATCACAAATAAACCAATGAACCCTGTGAAACAATGGATACTTAGGACACCTGTCCTGCaacatgaccttgggtaagtcacctcacctctctgaccttcagttttctcacttagAAAATATCAACAGGTACCATATGTTGACATTTACAATGTGCAAGGCGCTGAGCTagttgccacacacacacacacacacacacacacacacacactcatctgATCTTCAGAacagccctggggtgggggtgttACCCCAGTGGCAGTCTTGGGAGTGCACTGCTCGGACTGGGATCCACCACAGCATTCACCCTGAAGCCACTCTCTTGTCAAGCTGCCAGCCAATGACTGACCACAGTGGGGGTATAGCGCCAGGCCACCTGT
This genomic stretch from Eubalaena glacialis isolate mEubGla1 chromosome 15, mEubGla1.1.hap2.+ XY, whole genome shotgun sequence harbors:
- the SNRPD3 gene encoding small nuclear ribonucleoprotein Sm D3, encoding MSIGVPIKVLHEAEGHIVTCETNTGEVYRGKLIEAEDNMNCQMSNITVTYRDGRVAQLEQVYIRGSKIRFLILPDMLKNAPMLKSMKNKNQGSGAGRGKAAILKAQVAARGRGRGMGRGNIFQKRR